Below is a window of bacterium DNA.
CATCGGTTCTGCCTGGAACTTCCGAATACGACCTTTTCATCGAAGCTGGCAGTAAGCTTCGAGATTTAAAGAAACTTCAGTTTCATGAAGAACTCCGTGTCAAGAATTTCGGGAAGAAGTTATCCGGACTTCGGTACATGCCGAAAGGAGATTCGGGAGAGCTTGTGTGTGCGCAGTGCGAGACATCGATCTCTGAGGATTGGCCATCCAGGGAAAGATGCATTGTATGCGCGACATGTGGCAACCAGATCCGATACGTAAACTCTGACATCTGGCTGCCTGCTATCTCAGCCGGATATTACAATCACATCTCTCTTAAGCATGCATTTGATACTTTGCAACAAGAACAACTTCGGATTCCAAACAGCATTTTCTGTCACATTCTTTATCGAACGGCATCGGAAATGATTCTGGCCTCCAGGAAAAGAATTCCAGTTGTCATCTCATCCGACACGGTGGTGATCACTGAGCATGGCAAAGTGGGGATTATTCCAGTACCTACTGCGCGTGCGTCACGCGGGCAGGCTTCGAGTTCAGACGTTCCCGCGATTGCAGCTGATTACTTCAGCCATTTCCTTTCTTTTGTTCCGGATCCATCAGAAAGATTGATGGCCTTCTTCGCCCTGCCGAACAGGGAAACGATGCGGGATCTGAAAGAACTCGCAAGAAATATTTCATCTGAGAAGATCATCGGCTGGCTACGATATTTGCAACCGTCGCTTTTTGCTGCAGGTGTCAGCCGCAAAGATGCCTATATCGCCGTGCAAGAGATGTTCGTCACTAGCGGAAAGGAAGTGCGTCCCACGTCTCAAATGCACCAGATTGCCCCGGAACACTTTGCTGAGTCAGTTGCAGCGCAAGCGCTACGTGCAATTCGCCAAAGTGATACATCCATCATTTCGGAGCTGACATCAAGATTTCAGTCGATGAAATCTGTCGCTGCTGGAGCTTTCGCTCTGCTTGGTGCGGTTTGCTTTTTTGCCTTCTCTGATGGCGGTTCTCAACCTGCCTTGCAAGCGACAGTTGCGCCGATGGCCAAGACACGCGTCGTCACATCAACATTGCATAGCACACCAGCGAAGATCGTTCGAAGTTCAATCCCCGATCCGTTAAAAGAAAGGATCAATAATTCCATGGCTACTGTGCGCCTGCTTGTATCTGAAAACGGCATAGTAAAAAACGTGCAGTGGATTTATGTCACCGATGAGCAATGGAACTTCTACCACGCTGCAGTTTCACAACTCGAGTTTGAGCCTGCATCCAACAGCGGCAAGCCTGTCACTGGCTGGACAACAATGCAACTTCCGCTGAGGTAATTGAGGATGACAAATTCCACAACCTCACGCAAAAACAAGAATGGTTTCAGTTTGATTGAGCTGATCGTTTCTCTTGCAATTCTAATGGCTTTGCTCGCAGGAATTCTCAATCTGGTAGCAGTTGACCTGCTCAGTCTGAAGCTTTCCCGGCAGCACGCGCTGCTGAAAGACCTGGCCGAATCGGAGCTCAACAGACTTAAATCTCTTGACTTCAACGATGCGGATCTGGATGCCAAGGCCGGACTGCACAGTGTGGAAAGAACAACATCAAAGGGTTGGAAAGTTACGATCGATTGGACGATTACAGAAGAAGAAAGCGGCAACGAGCGAATTAAAGTGAAGCGGATTGATCTGGTTCCCTACTTAACACACAAGCCCATCAAATCCAGAACCTATGTCGGGAGAGTCTTTCAATATGACTTCAAAGAATAACCTTGTTCACACACTCTACCGCGGGATGTCCGTAATTGAGGTTCTCGTTACGCTCGCTCTGATTGGAATCATTCTAAGTATGGCGACAGGCCTTCTTGGCATGGCCAGAAGGAATCAGAAGACGCTGCTTTATACAGCTCGTCAGATCTCGTTTGACGTTCGTGAAGCTGTCGAAATCTCAAAAAGCCGTTCAGAAAAATTCGCAGTGCAAGTGAAGTCAGATGGCTACACGATCTATGTGGAAGACGATGATCCTGCGGATGGTTGGCAAGCCGGGGAGGAAGTGATTGAGACGCGAACTTTCGCAACTGATGTAGTACTCACCGATCCAACCTCCATACCGGATGATTGGAAAAGACGGATTTATATCAATGGCACTGAAGAGCTCCGGTTACCAACGATCATTAAAAACACCGACATCTTTTTCATCGATGCCTCAGGATTAGAAGAGCAGAGAGTCATGGGGCTCAATTTTCCAAACGCTCCGGTATACCAGACCGTTTGTGTGCGCGTTTATGATTCCGGTGATTCGGACGTCTACCGTTATTCAGAAGAGGGGAAAACATGGACTCTTGCACCATTGGGATAAAGCGCAACTCGCTGCAACAGGGTTTCACATTGCTTGGAGTTCTCGTTGCCACAGCGATTCTGCTGATTGTTCTTCTCATGGCGTACCGGCTTTATTCCGACGTTTCAGAAACTGCAATGAAAACTTCAAGCAGTGTGATCTCCCTTGACCGCACACGAGTTGTAGAAGACCAGATGCGTTATTACTTGTATCATGCGGGACTTGGCGTGCCTGCAGACGCGCCAGTCATCATCGAAGCAAAAGAGAATTCCCTGGCGCTCATGCTCAATTCTGGTTACTACAGTTACGTTGCGGATCATGACCTGTTTCTGGGAACGATGCAGTCTACGGAAATCGATGTGCAGAATACAGCCGGCCTGAAATCCTCGTTCTATGATCGTGAGGAGATTCCGCTCACGATTCTTTCCGATGATAAGGTCCCTCTGATAGCAAAGGATGAGACTCTTCCGGTGATTCCAAAGAATGGAGCTGCCGATGATGCAAAAATAACGGTCGTTACAAATGACACCGCATACTGGCTCCGCAAGGGGCAATACATCGGTGAAGTTGCTCAGCTTCATCAATTTACTTTGAACAATGGTGAGCTGCATTTAAAGACCACACATTCGGATGGCTCGGAGTTTGACCGCATCATCGGTTCAGGCATTGAGGGCTTCGATGTAGCCTTCTATTACAAGCCAACGTACTTCGATGAAGATGACGCACCGGTTTGGTGTGCAGATAACTCCGATGAGGATCCCAACTGCAGATACCGCCCTGGCAACTTTGAAGAGCCCGGATCTGTTTGCACACAATCTGATCCGGATTGGGACAAATGTCTTCCGTGTGCTGGCCATATTACGGTGCAAATCGACACAGATGCGAATGGAATCATTGATGAAAACGATGACTCGGACGGCGATGGAACTGTAGACGCCACGCCGCTCCAGGAAGTAGCGGAGTTCAAGGATACGAGACTTCTTCGCTTTTGGATTCTTGTCGCGGGTGATCAGATTCCAGTGAGCAAAGAAAGTCAAAACTACGTGGTCGGAAGAAAAATCCTGAAATTTAACGATAACCGGAAGCGCACATTGTCTGTAGTCGATGTTGACATCAAGAATTTATGAAGGCTGAATTCCGATTTGGAACTGTAACTGTTAACCAGAAAGGCAACGCACTCATCGTTGTCTTGATCGTGGTGCTGCTGATTACCCTTATTGCGACGTTCTTATACAAGAGCTCGCGTTCGCACCGGAAACAGGTGCAGGCCCAAACGAATTATTCAGTCGCATCCGATCGTGCAGACGCAACGATTGTTCTGGCAAAGATATGGCTGGACTCTCTTAACGATCCGCCCGAACTTGATGCTGACTGGGTCACTGATTGCACAAATTGCTACAAGCAAATCACCAATAAATCAGAGGAAGAACTTTCAAAGTTGTCGGCCGATCAGTTTTACAAGATCGATGAAAACGGCGATGGCGAGATCAACAGTTCGGATGCCGCTCAATATCTGATCGTGCCGCTTGGCATTTCTGCAGCAAGCAACTGTATTTCGAACGATGGCTATAGCAATAGCTGCTGGCGGAGGCACACATACGTAATCGTTGCGCGGACGCAGACAGGCATCAATACACAGGTTGAGCGAAAGCAGCAATTTTCAAGGAGCTTCTACTACTGAACCGGAAAGGAGTAAGCATGGAGGTTTTAAGATCTG
It encodes the following:
- a CDS encoding prepilin-type N-terminal cleavage/methylation domain-containing protein, with amino-acid sequence MTNSTTSRKNKNGFSLIELIVSLAILMALLAGILNLVAVDLLSLKLSRQHALLKDLAESELNRLKSLDFNDADLDAKAGLHSVERTTSKGWKVTIDWTITEEESGNERIKVKRIDLVPYLTHKPIKSRTYVGRVFQYDFKE
- a CDS encoding prepilin-type N-terminal cleavage/methylation domain-containing protein; this translates as MTSKNNLVHTLYRGMSVIEVLVTLALIGIILSMATGLLGMARRNQKTLLYTARQISFDVREAVEISKSRSEKFAVQVKSDGYTIYVEDDDPADGWQAGEEVIETRTFATDVVLTDPTSIPDDWKRRIYINGTEELRLPTIIKNTDIFFIDASGLEEQRVMGLNFPNAPVYQTVCVRVYDSGDSDVYRYSEEGKTWTLAPLG
- a CDS encoding prepilin-type N-terminal cleavage/methylation domain-containing protein, coding for MDSCTIGIKRNSLQQGFTLLGVLVATAILLIVLLMAYRLYSDVSETAMKTSSSVISLDRTRVVEDQMRYYLYHAGLGVPADAPVIIEAKENSLALMLNSGYYSYVADHDLFLGTMQSTEIDVQNTAGLKSSFYDREEIPLTILSDDKVPLIAKDETLPVIPKNGAADDAKITVVTNDTAYWLRKGQYIGEVAQLHQFTLNNGELHLKTTHSDGSEFDRIIGSGIEGFDVAFYYKPTYFDEDDAPVWCADNSDEDPNCRYRPGNFEEPGSVCTQSDPDWDKCLPCAGHITVQIDTDANGIIDENDDSDGDGTVDATPLQEVAEFKDTRLLRFWILVAGDQIPVSKESQNYVVGRKILKFNDNRKRTLSVVDVDIKNL